In Candidatus Omnitrophota bacterium, the genomic window CGGATGTCGATCTGTTCATGAAGCATCCGCAAATCCGCAAAGCAGCGCGCCGACTTGGCGCGGATCTGCGCGTTGAGAAAATTGGGCACGGCGATAGCCGCCAGAATACCGATGATGGCGACGACGATTAATAATTCAATTAAAGTAAACGCCGCATGTTCTTTCTGGATAATACGCATATTACTCCTCCCTTGATTGAGACGATAGTATATAAATTCAAGAAAGAAATTAAACAATAAAAAAAAGAAAAGTAAATCCCTTTAAAACCTCTTTTCTTCGCCTATCACCGCCGTAAACCATCGCGGGAACCGTTTTGAAGGAAGTATAATTCCTCTTTTCGGCTCCGTCGCCCGGGGCGAAGCGAATAGCGACGTGGATTTCCTCGTCGATTTGGCGCCTGGCCGGCTATTGCTCGATCATGCGGCGTTAATGCTCGATCTTCAGGATTTATTGAGAAGAAAAGTCGAAGTCGCTACGGAACGAGGTCTCCGTCCCGCCGTCCGGGAGCGAATCGTCCAAGAACTAATTCCACTATGAGAAACAACCGCCTTTATCTTCAGGATATCTTGACGCCATTAGCGCTATCAAAAAAAACTCATTGAATAATCAAGTTTACGAAATTCTTTCGCCGCCTCTTCTTGAAATTCAATCCTCCAAATCAATTTCACTCTCCAACTGTTCGAAAGGGATGGATTGGTTCTTCTTATTAAATCGTTCGCTGGCGATTCGATAATCTTCTTCCTCTTCGAGCCATCCCTCCAACGCTTGCCGGATGAAATCGCTTTTCGCGCGGCCGGTCTTTTTCTTCAGATCGTTCAGCCGTTTTTTCAATTCCATAGGCAATTGAACATTCATAAAGCGAATCCTCTCAGCCATTGATTTGATGAGATATTATAACATCGTTTCCTCAT contains:
- a CDS encoding nucleotidyltransferase domain-containing protein, coding for MPLFGSVARGEANSDVDFLVDLAPGRLLLDHAALMLDLQDLLRRKVEVATERGLRPAVRERIVQELIPL
- a CDS encoding DUF6290 family protein; its protein translation is MNVQLPMELKKRLNDLKKKTGRAKSDFIRQALEGWLEEEEDYRIASERFNKKNQSIPFEQLESEIDLED